The proteins below are encoded in one region of Methanothrix sp.:
- a CDS encoding aminotransferase class I/II-fold pyridoxal phosphate-dependent enzyme encodes MTILREVPAWNAEAHISRTVRDLPPSGIRRFFDLVNEMDEAISLGVGEPDFVTPWHVREACIYSLESGYTSYTSNKGMPELREAIADFTKEQLGLDYDPAEQILVTTGVSEAVDLAFRATLNPGDEVIVPEPCYVAYVPDIILAGGVPRQISTRIDDGFRVTPESIMPAITEKTKALVLSYPNNPTGAIMTRSDLESIADLVVEHDLLVISDEVYGMLTYSGMHASFAQLDGMSERTIILNGLSKSHAMTGWRIGYALGDPMVIGAMTKIHQYTMLCAPIMSQMAAIEALLHGEEEMLKMKHEYNLRRRLFVSGLNRIGLPCIEPQGAFYAFPSIIDTGLSSEAFAERLLREQKVAVVPGNVFGQSGEGFLRCSYATSREELIEALDRIETFLDKL; translated from the coding sequence ATGACTATCCTCAGAGAGGTTCCAGCATGGAATGCCGAGGCCCACATCTCCCGGACGGTGAGGGATCTGCCACCATCCGGGATCAGGAGATTCTTCGACCTGGTGAACGAGATGGATGAGGCGATCAGCCTGGGGGTCGGCGAGCCGGACTTCGTCACACCATGGCATGTCAGGGAGGCCTGCATATACTCTCTCGAGTCAGGCTACACCTCATACACATCAAACAAGGGGATGCCTGAGCTGCGTGAGGCCATCGCAGATTTCACAAAGGAGCAGCTGGGCCTCGATTACGATCCCGCCGAGCAGATACTCGTGACCACGGGCGTGAGCGAGGCTGTGGATCTTGCGTTCAGGGCGACGCTCAACCCGGGGGACGAGGTGATAGTTCCCGAGCCGTGCTACGTCGCATACGTTCCGGACATAATACTTGCAGGCGGCGTGCCCCGTCAGATCTCAACAAGAATAGACGATGGGTTCAGGGTCACTCCAGAATCGATAATGCCAGCGATCACGGAGAAAACCAAAGCGCTGGTGCTGAGCTACCCGAACAACCCGACGGGCGCGATAATGACGCGCAGCGATCTCGAGAGCATCGCAGACCTGGTTGTTGAGCACGATCTTCTCGTCATATCCGATGAGGTCTACGGCATGCTAACGTACTCTGGGATGCATGCGAGCTTCGCACAGCTCGATGGGATGAGCGAGAGGACGATCATACTCAACGGCCTGTCAAAATCACACGCCATGACCGGCTGGCGGATCGGCTACGCGCTCGGAGATCCGATGGTCATAGGCGCCATGACGAAGATCCATCAGTACACCATGCTCTGTGCCCCGATAATGTCGCAGATGGCTGCCATCGAGGCACTCCTCCATGGAGAGGAGGAGATGCTCAAGATGAAGCACGAGTACAACCTGAGAAGGAGGCTCTTCGTCTCCGGTCTCAACAGAATCGGCCTGCCGTGCATAGAGCCGCAGGGCGCCTTCTACGCGTTCCCATCGATCATCGATACAGGTCTGTCATCAGAAGCCTTTGCAGAGCGCCTGCTCAGGGAGCAGAAGGTCGCGGTCGTCCCGGGGAACGTCTTCGGACAGAGCGGCGAGGGATTCCTGAGGTGCTCCTACGCCACATCCAGGGAGGAGCTCATAGAGGCTCTGGACAGGATCGAGACGTTCCTGGATAAGCTGTAG
- a CDS encoding YkgJ family cysteine cluster protein: MKLPPVKVRSAFDVRWLCHKFFSHICLEEKRRGEHLSFLRDHWSVREEEQRKIDLGERASFDIALPIPARDRGFAETCEGVDLFWEIFECRRCGRCCYTPGAGLVLEEGDIQRISEFLGSKKRLRSMCRKGEGGTWILKQPCPFYDSSEGCRIYEVRPLTCRLYPLHPPLRDMPFNLAVDSFCPAAREVAKKTLGWWAICEKHWAEIVKAYQK, encoded by the coding sequence ATGAAGCTCCCTCCAGTGAAGGTGCGCAGCGCATTTGATGTCAGGTGGCTCTGCCACAAGTTTTTCTCTCACATCTGCCTCGAAGAGAAGAGGCGCGGCGAGCATCTCTCTTTCCTCAGGGATCACTGGTCAGTCAGGGAGGAGGAGCAGAGGAAGATCGATCTCGGGGAGAGGGCTTCATTCGATATAGCCCTGCCCATACCCGCCCGGGACAGGGGTTTCGCTGAGACGTGCGAGGGCGTGGATCTCTTCTGGGAGATCTTCGAGTGCAGGAGATGCGGGCGGTGCTGCTACACCCCGGGCGCTGGCCTGGTGCTGGAGGAGGGTGACATACAGAGGATCTCTGAGTTTCTGGGCTCGAAGAAGCGCCTCAGATCGATGTGCAGGAAGGGTGAAGGGGGGACCTGGATACTGAAGCAGCCCTGCCCCTTCTACGACAGCAGTGAGGGATGCAGGATCTACGAGGTCAGGCCGCTGACCTGCAGGCTCTATCCGCTGCATCCACCCCTCAGGGATATGCCGTTCAACCTCGCAGTCGATTCCTTCTGCCCTGCTGCAAGGGAGGTGGCGAAGAAGACACTGGGCTGGTGGGCGATCTGCGAGAAGCACTGGGCCGAGATAGTAAAAGCATATCAGAAGTGA
- the radA gene encoding DNA repair and recombination protein RadA: protein MKLLEDLPGVGPATAEKLREAGFTTIEAVAVASPGELVAVAEIGEATAAKIIAAAREAADIGGFETGDQVLERRKLVGKITTGSKNFDELLGGGMETQAIVELYGEFGSGKTQVAHQLAVNVQLPPELGGLNGSAIIIDTENTFRPERISQMVMGLRAIDDRDWRPEDFLKNIHVARAYNSNHQILLAESAMELAESLRETDHPVRLLIVDSVTAHFRAEYVGRGTLADRQQKLNKHLHDLMRFADLNNALILVTNQVMAKPDTFFGDPTKPVGGHVLGHTATFRVYLRKSKGDKRIARLVDSPNLPDGEAVFSVTMEGLRD from the coding sequence ATGAAGCTGTTGGAAGATCTGCCCGGTGTTGGGCCTGCCACCGCGGAGAAGCTCAGGGAGGCGGGATTTACAACAATAGAGGCTGTAGCAGTCGCCTCCCCCGGGGAGCTTGTGGCAGTGGCTGAGATCGGCGAGGCCACCGCTGCGAAGATAATCGCTGCAGCGAGGGAGGCCGCAGATATCGGAGGGTTCGAGACAGGAGATCAGGTTCTTGAGCGCAGGAAGCTCGTCGGCAAGATAACCACCGGCAGCAAAAACTTCGATGAGCTGCTCGGCGGCGGCATGGAGACCCAGGCGATAGTGGAGCTGTATGGCGAGTTCGGCTCGGGCAAGACACAGGTGGCCCACCAGCTCGCTGTAAACGTCCAGCTCCCGCCAGAGCTCGGCGGCCTGAATGGATCGGCGATCATCATCGACACGGAGAACACATTCAGGCCTGAGAGGATATCGCAGATGGTGATGGGGCTGAGAGCGATAGATGACCGGGACTGGCGGCCCGAGGATTTCCTGAAGAACATACATGTCGCGAGGGCCTACAACTCGAACCATCAGATACTGCTGGCTGAGAGCGCCATGGAGCTTGCAGAGAGCCTCAGGGAGACCGACCACCCTGTGAGGCTTCTGATAGTCGACTCTGTGACCGCACATTTCAGGGCTGAGTATGTGGGGCGGGGAACGCTGGCCGACAGGCAGCAGAAGCTCAACAAGCACCTCCACGATCTCATGAGGTTCGCGGATCTGAACAACGCGCTGATACTCGTAACAAACCAGGTGATGGCGAAGCCTGACACGTTCTTCGGCGATCCCACGAAGCCTGTCGGCGGCCACGTCCTCGGCCACACAGCGACCTTCAGGGTTTACCTCAGAAAGTCGAAGGGCGACAAGCGCATAGCCAGGCTCGTCGACTCCCCCAACCTGCCGGACGGCGAGGCTGTCTTCTCCGTGACGATGGAGGGTCTCAGGGATTGA
- a CDS encoding ATP-binding cassette domain-containing protein, with protein MLEVEGVCKTYDVKGRKVLALKDVSFSADEGEILGIVGKSGGGKSTLMRILRGIEDFDAGRIVIDGLEITPESSEDVRMQQRRITAIHLQREFGLWTESAIKNVVRRVYSRETGYEALPIPEDAKYEEYYEEARGFLELVGLGHKANHLATILSGGEKQRLLIARQLAKKPRLLLLDEPATMACPKTKQEVLDTIKKVNEELGLTTLVVSHLPEIHRYLADRLIWLDGGSIRTIGEPSEVLRMFLSKIGPAVPLPQRPERPEAEILVRRLFKRNYLVGTGEVLRISNLRLNINRGETTAIIGSSGAGKTTLLTMIEGLRMPDDGHIYYRHEDGWVDITTYSPTRMEIRRKLGIMYQEFALMPHETILEQIAYKLGVKGQHVIEYAREVAAEIGISDRVLDMLYTLTDMREDEAKAVLERLGVERDVLSELFPKFPDTEARRFAEPVFRIMDLDTSVLDKYPEQLSGGESVRASLAILLAANPSILILDEPFGDIDPITLRDVANAMKRIQARYGTTIIIVSHHVDLVKEVAHRAILFENGEIVADGDPAEVCDIFVERCGAEYLKEH; from the coding sequence ATGCTTGAGGTCGAGGGAGTCTGCAAGACATACGATGTGAAGGGGCGGAAGGTTCTCGCTCTGAAGGATGTCAGCTTCAGCGCAGATGAGGGTGAGATCCTGGGTATCGTCGGGAAGAGCGGCGGTGGCAAGAGCACCCTCATGAGGATTCTCAGAGGCATAGAGGATTTCGATGCTGGCAGGATCGTCATAGACGGCCTCGAGATCACCCCTGAGTCCAGCGAGGACGTCAGGATGCAGCAGCGAAGGATAACAGCGATACACCTCCAGCGTGAGTTCGGTCTCTGGACAGAGTCCGCGATAAAGAACGTCGTGAGGCGTGTGTACTCCAGAGAGACAGGCTACGAGGCTCTTCCCATACCCGAGGATGCGAAATACGAGGAGTACTACGAGGAGGCGAGGGGTTTCCTGGAGCTCGTCGGCCTGGGGCACAAGGCGAACCATCTCGCAACGATCCTGAGCGGCGGGGAGAAGCAGAGACTGCTGATAGCGAGACAGCTCGCCAAAAAGCCGAGGCTTCTCCTGCTCGACGAGCCTGCCACAATGGCCTGCCCGAAAACGAAGCAGGAGGTCCTGGACACAATAAAGAAGGTCAACGAGGAGCTCGGACTGACAACGCTTGTTGTATCGCATCTGCCAGAGATACACAGGTACCTCGCAGATCGCCTGATCTGGCTCGATGGAGGTTCCATCAGGACCATCGGCGAGCCGTCTGAGGTCCTCAGGATGTTTCTCTCCAAGATCGGTCCGGCAGTGCCGCTTCCGCAGAGGCCGGAGCGGCCGGAGGCGGAAATACTGGTGAGACGTCTGTTCAAGAGGAACTATCTCGTTGGAACTGGCGAGGTTCTCAGGATCTCGAACCTGAGGCTGAACATAAACCGCGGGGAGACGACTGCCATAATAGGATCGAGCGGCGCGGGCAAGACCACGCTGCTCACGATGATCGAGGGCCTCCGGATGCCGGATGATGGCCATATCTACTACAGACACGAGGATGGCTGGGTCGACATAACCACATACTCGCCAACGAGGATGGAGATCAGGAGAAAGCTCGGCATAATGTACCAGGAGTTCGCCCTGATGCCCCACGAGACCATACTGGAGCAGATAGCGTACAAGCTCGGAGTCAAGGGGCAGCATGTGATCGAGTACGCGAGGGAGGTCGCCGCAGAGATAGGGATAAGCGATCGCGTCCTGGACATGCTATACACGCTCACAGATATGCGTGAGGACGAGGCGAAGGCAGTTCTTGAGAGGCTGGGTGTGGAGAGGGATGTTCTATCAGAGCTCTTCCCGAAGTTCCCTGATACAGAGGCGAGGAGGTTTGCGGAGCCGGTGTTCAGGATCATGGACCTGGACACCTCTGTCCTGGACAAGTACCCGGAGCAGCTCAGCGGCGGGGAGAGCGTCAGGGCATCGCTCGCGATACTGCTCGCTGCGAATCCGAGCATACTGATACTGGATGAGCCCTTCGGGGATATAGATCCGATAACTTTGAGAGATGTGGCGAATGCCATGAAGAGGATCCAGGCGAGGTACGGCACAACGATAATCATCGTAAGCCACCACGTGGACCTTGTGAAGGAGGTTGCACATCGTGCGATCCTCTTCGAGAACGGAGAGATAGTTGCGGATGGGGATCCTGCAGAGGTGTGCGATATCTTCGTCGAGAGATGCGGCGCGGAGTACCTGAAGGAGCATTGA
- a CDS encoding phosphoglycolate phosphatase, translating into MIEAVAVDIDGTLTDERRVLSPVSVSVIRELDVPVILVTGNTHCFTRAAAVLLGVRHFVAENGGVISSDDRIEVVGDRKMCDEAYEHLKERFGIKKFDSRYRLTDLVLIRGFDVDAASRYLESLNIPVELVDTGFAIHIKNRGVTKGTGLRRISERLGIPTKRIAAIGDSPSDIPMMEISGFPAAVGNAHPAVKSAARYVADRPFGDGFAEIIDHMRSSGMI; encoded by the coding sequence TTGATTGAGGCTGTGGCCGTCGACATCGACGGCACGCTCACGGATGAGAGAAGGGTTCTGAGCCCGGTATCTGTCAGCGTTATCAGGGAGCTCGATGTGCCTGTGATACTCGTGACAGGCAACACCCACTGCTTCACCAGAGCCGCAGCTGTGCTTTTAGGCGTGAGACACTTCGTCGCAGAGAATGGCGGGGTCATCTCCTCGGACGACAGAATAGAGGTCGTTGGCGACAGAAAGATGTGCGACGAGGCGTATGAGCATCTCAAAGAGAGGTTCGGCATTAAGAAATTCGATTCCAGGTACCGTCTCACAGATCTCGTGCTCATCCGCGGTTTTGATGTGGATGCAGCCTCCAGGTACCTGGAGTCCCTGAACATACCTGTGGAGCTTGTGGATACCGGTTTTGCCATTCACATAAAGAACAGGGGAGTAACAAAGGGCACTGGTCTCAGGAGGATATCTGAGCGTCTGGGGATTCCAACCAAACGCATCGCGGCCATCGGCGACAGCCCCAGCGACATACCTATGATGGAGATCTCGGGATTTCCGGCTGCTGTCGGTAATGCGCATCCTGCTGTCAAATCCGCGGCCAGGTACGTCGCAGACCGCCCGTTCGGAGATGGGTTCGCTGAGATAATCGATCACATGCGCTCTTCAGGCATGATCTGA
- a CDS encoding LIM domain-containing protein: MRCQMCGRDLGEDDVYIHNGETLCEDCYIEASHRIRVCDPWGEYSARTFRKMHGLKGDEGLTEIQKRLYNLVCSRKVTREDLQAELGLSPQQLENEIAILRHCQLVKGRREGDKVYIVPWEYTGGDEAPSSEGAQRI; the protein is encoded by the coding sequence ATGAGATGCCAGATGTGCGGTCGGGATCTTGGGGAGGACGATGTTTACATCCATAATGGGGAGACGCTCTGCGAGGACTGCTATATCGAGGCGAGCCACAGGATACGCGTGTGCGATCCATGGGGCGAGTACTCAGCGAGGACATTCAGGAAGATGCATGGACTCAAGGGCGATGAGGGCCTCACAGAGATCCAGAAGAGGCTGTACAATCTGGTGTGCTCGAGAAAGGTCACGCGCGAGGATCTGCAGGCGGAGCTGGGGCTCTCTCCCCAGCAGCTTGAGAACGAGATCGCGATCCTGCGGCACTGCCAGCTCGTGAAGGGCAGGCGCGAGGGAGACAAGGTATACATAGTGCCGTGGGAATACACAGGCGGCGATGAAGCTCCCTCCAGTGAAGGTGCGCAGCGCATTTGA
- a CDS encoding OB-fold nucleic acid binding domain-containing protein, whose product MDEQLEEIFRQVSDRISIEEFEARVNEKVSLMGGLCDPITAAMLVAHELGAGEILTKIKDIRPESGAVTFIGRVVQISEVREFSRSDGSTGRVASLTMGDETGMIKVTLWDDATDLISSGDIRVDQCLKIRGFPRLGRSGVEISIGRGCSIQEADRDIKVRVEPLKIAEIKPDMGEISIIAKVIDPGEAREFARKDGSRGFVRSMLLGDDTGSISITLWNDHALIDVSEGDVLEFINCSSRERYGFVELQTSRYTVIRKSSTEIKYYERFTPIADLRAGEVCNIAGYLTGIGELREFQRDDGTKGYVTSINVTDETGRVRVSLWGDLHRLLENADLGYRVEITGGQVKNGWNGELEISCGRRSRITFAPPG is encoded by the coding sequence ATGGACGAACAGCTCGAGGAGATCTTCAGGCAGGTATCAGATAGGATAAGCATCGAGGAATTCGAGGCCAGGGTGAACGAGAAGGTCTCCCTCATGGGCGGACTATGCGATCCCATCACAGCAGCCATGCTCGTCGCACATGAGCTCGGCGCTGGCGAGATACTGACGAAGATAAAGGATATCAGGCCTGAGTCAGGGGCTGTCACATTCATCGGCAGGGTTGTTCAGATCTCAGAGGTGAGGGAGTTCAGCCGGTCGGATGGCTCCACTGGCCGGGTTGCATCTCTCACCATGGGCGACGAGACCGGGATGATAAAGGTGACACTCTGGGATGATGCGACAGATCTGATAAGCTCTGGGGATATCAGGGTCGACCAGTGTCTCAAGATAAGAGGCTTTCCCAGGCTCGGAAGATCTGGAGTGGAGATAAGCATCGGGAGAGGATGCAGCATACAGGAGGCTGACAGGGACATAAAGGTCAGGGTCGAGCCTCTGAAGATCGCGGAGATAAAGCCTGATATGGGTGAGATCAGCATAATCGCGAAGGTCATCGATCCAGGAGAGGCGAGGGAGTTCGCAAGAAAGGATGGCTCGAGGGGGTTCGTCAGGAGCATGCTCCTCGGAGATGATACAGGGAGCATCAGCATCACGCTCTGGAACGATCATGCTCTCATCGACGTTTCAGAGGGTGATGTTCTCGAGTTCATAAACTGCAGCTCACGGGAGAGATACGGATTCGTAGAGCTCCAGACCAGCAGGTACACTGTGATAAGAAAGAGTTCCACTGAGATCAAGTACTACGAGCGATTCACGCCAATCGCAGATCTCAGAGCTGGAGAGGTGTGCAACATAGCCGGTTACCTGACTGGGATCGGCGAGCTCAGGGAGTTTCAGAGGGATGATGGCACAAAGGGATACGTCACAAGCATAAATGTCACAGATGAGACGGGACGTGTGAGGGTCTCCCTCTGGGGGGATCTTCACCGGCTGCTGGAGAACGCGGATCTCGGCTACAGAGTCGAGATAACGGGCGGCCAGGTTAAGAACGGCTGGAACGGCGAGCTGGAGATCAGCTGCGGCCGGAGGAGCAGGATCACTTTCGCTCCGCCTGGATAA
- a CDS encoding CDP-alcohol phosphatidyltransferase family protein, whose product MLRSRLLRRERTDGILKPFARLGLHPITWSLLSLPFAFAGMLLLGRGDLVPGLLMFLAAGAMDVIDGAVARATSTVTLLGAYIDGVLDRYVELLLILGLMLHLGDRIDLRLSLIFSLLIFGSLMTSFVRAYADHRGLVRDQEALRRMGGLLERAERLMLLYTCIIAGLYSTDILLVILTITALLANLTVIQRIFLVLNHARRSG is encoded by the coding sequence ATGCTCAGATCCCGGCTTCTCCGGAGGGAGAGAACAGATGGGATTCTCAAGCCCTTCGCTAGGCTGGGTCTACATCCCATAACGTGGTCTCTGCTGTCACTGCCGTTCGCATTTGCGGGCATGCTGCTCCTGGGAAGGGGTGATCTCGTCCCAGGACTGCTGATGTTTCTCGCAGCTGGAGCGATGGATGTCATCGATGGAGCTGTTGCGAGGGCGACCAGCACGGTCACCCTTCTCGGCGCATACATAGATGGAGTCCTCGACAGGTACGTGGAGCTGCTGCTCATCCTGGGGCTGATGCTCCACCTCGGCGATCGCATCGACCTGAGACTCTCCCTGATCTTCTCGCTGCTCATCTTTGGTTCTCTGATGACGAGCTTCGTCAGGGCCTATGCAGATCACAGAGGACTTGTCAGAGACCAGGAGGCGCTCAGGAGGATGGGGGGGCTCCTTGAGAGGGCGGAGCGTCTCATGCTCCTATACACATGCATAATCGCAGGGCTGTACAGCACGGATATTCTGCTGGTGATATTGACGATAACAGCGCTGCTCGCGAACCTGACCGTGATCCAGAGGATCTTTCTGGTTCTGAATCATGCGAGAAGATCGGGATGA